In Alosa sapidissima isolate fAloSap1 chromosome 11, fAloSap1.pri, whole genome shotgun sequence, a single window of DNA contains:
- the LOC121724198 gene encoding ICOS ligand-like isoform X2: protein MHGNHFLIYRAAKSHGWFSLEMRMAGQYLFNWIVICILLEGKIYGAVVQEQHESLQQVTVGQRALLPCLLPLPRPSLGNIRVYWQTDKTDLVVHVFNKGQEEFGHQSSTYHNRTQLFTSQLQFGNFSLELCNVSEQDNLTTFQCIAFYDGSGRPKYQNTTVEKSGVIPLLKMSALLEFTFLKRKVDRLRDQEQQDESESTQRDQHQ, encoded by the exons ATGCATGGAAACCACTTCCTTATTTATCGGGCTGCAAAAAGTCACGGCTGGTTTTCTCTTGAGATGAGGATGGCTGGACAATACCTGTTCAACTGGATTGTAATATGCATTCTGCTTGAGGGGAAAATATATG gaGCGGTAGTGCAGGAACAGCATGAGAGCCTGCAGCAGGTGACTGTGGGACAACGTGCTCTTCTACCCTGTCTGCTCCCACTCCCACGTCCCTCTCTGGGTAACATCCGAGTGTACTGGCAAACAGACAAAACAGACCTGGTGGTTCACGTCTTCAACAAAGGCCAGGAGGAGTTTGGACATCAGTCCTCCACCTACCACAACAGGACCCAGCTCTTCACCAGTCAGCTACAGTTTGGCAACTTCAGTCTGGAGTTATGCAACGTCTCTGAGCAAGACAACCTCACCACCTTTCAATGTATTGCCTTTTACGATGGAAGCGGAAGGCCTAAGTACCAGAACACTAC GGTCGAAAAAAGTGGTGTGATTCCTCTCCTGAAAATGTCCGCCCTGTTAGAATTTACTTTTTTAAAGCGCAAAGTGGATCGACTGAGAGACCAGGAGCAGCAGGACGAGAGTGAATCGACTCAGAGGGACCAGCATCAGTAG
- the LOC121724198 gene encoding uncharacterized protein LOC121724198 isoform X1 — MHGNHFLIYRAAKSHGWFSLEMRMAGQYLFNWIVICILLEGKIYGAVVQEQHESLQQVTVGQRALLPCLLPLPRPSLGNIRVYWQTDKTDLVVHVFNKGQEEFGHQSSTYHNRTQLFTSQLQFGNFSLELCNVSEQDNLTTFQCIAFYDGSGRPKYQNTTTLLVLKEDVNRSHDGGAGNTTLTAVAVALLVLIVIVLVLVWGMRKRRKKWCDSSPENVRPVRIYFFKAQSGSTERPGAAGRE; from the exons ATGCATGGAAACCACTTCCTTATTTATCGGGCTGCAAAAAGTCACGGCTGGTTTTCTCTTGAGATGAGGATGGCTGGACAATACCTGTTCAACTGGATTGTAATATGCATTCTGCTTGAGGGGAAAATATATG gaGCGGTAGTGCAGGAACAGCATGAGAGCCTGCAGCAGGTGACTGTGGGACAACGTGCTCTTCTACCCTGTCTGCTCCCACTCCCACGTCCCTCTCTGGGTAACATCCGAGTGTACTGGCAAACAGACAAAACAGACCTGGTGGTTCACGTCTTCAACAAAGGCCAGGAGGAGTTTGGACATCAGTCCTCCACCTACCACAACAGGACCCAGCTCTTCACCAGTCAGCTACAGTTTGGCAACTTCAGTCTGGAGTTATGCAACGTCTCTGAGCAAGACAACCTCACCACCTTTCAATGTATTGCCTTTTACGATGGAAGCGGAAGGCCTAAGTACCAGAACACTACTACCTTACTGGTGTTGAAGGAAGACG tgaATCGATCGCATGATGGCGGAGCTGGAAACACTACATTGACTGCAGTGGCTGTTGCTTTGCTAGTGTTGATCGTCATTGTTTTGGTTTTGGTCTGGGGCATGAGAAAAC GTCGAAAAAAGTGGTGTGATTCCTCTCCTGAAAATGTCCGCCCTGTTAGAATTTACTTTTTTAAAGCGCAAAGTGGATCGACTGAGAGACCAGGAGCAGCAGGACGAGAGTGA